The following nucleotide sequence is from Trifolium pratense cultivar HEN17-A07 linkage group LG2, ARS_RC_1.1, whole genome shotgun sequence.
ATTTGTGCATAGATACATTGAAGGTCCACAGATGGTATAAGGTCAGTTTGATAATTGTGAATACGAAGCATGCTAcctaaattaaatacaatacaTGCATTAAtggaaaacaaaagaaatatgtGATTCATCTGAATTTCTATGTATATATAATTCAGGTTAATCGGATGCAGCACCCTTATGACGTCGTTCCTATCTTTCATAATTTGACTCACTTGGAGCTCCACAATAGATGGGATTTGGTAGTACAAGTGCTCCACCAATGTCCTAAGCTTCAAAATCTCACACTTTATaaggtttgttttgtttaagaatcatatttattttatgttttcttaacACACCTTTATGCTTTTCTTTATTTCACAACATGTACGATTAATAGGGATTTCGGTTGTCAATGTAGTATGGTTATGAAGATGGTGATTATCAAGAAAATTGGGTGGAACCAGAATTTGTTCCGCAGTGCCTTTTATCATCCCTTAGAAATTTTACAATTCATCACGACCTTTCAGATCTACAAAAAGAGCTTATGTTGGAGCaatatattttgaagaatgCAAGAATTTTACAAACCATGACAATTCGGTGCATGACTAAGGAGCCTAAAACGGAGAGAACACTATCCATGTGCCCGGTGGCCTCCGCAACATGTCAAATTACATTTGAGAGGCATTCTTATCTATGCACACATGATGTATATGCACACATGATGTAGACACAAATTAGGCGCACAcacataaatttataaaattaaaagaaaaataaaatagtcacatCGATCAACATTATTctcatcattttctctttaatATTTTACCTTTGTTGTGAGTGTGCGTAAGATAAAATCATTTGGGATTGTGCCCATATTAGACTTTCTCTTACACTTGATTGCCTCCGCAAGTGTCTTTAATAAAGGGTTGTTGtgatatttttgttatatttatttttacaaaaaggAACTTGTGtttattaacatttttttagagTGCATTTGATCTGCTCTGCTAAGGAATAAGGGACCGGACATCGGTCttattgtgttttattttaaaaccgTTATcggtactggacaaactggtgTCTAATGGACgggacaaaaactgaaatttttgtccCCCACataaccacgggacaactttttgtcttttgcacaagttgtctaaaatatcaaaataaccttttgtcaAATAGTTCGAAGCTCGATTCGTGAATCAAATGCGCTGAACTTAAgttaaaaattaagttcattaAATAAATGAGCTGAACATAAACTATATATAGTTCGACTCGCTTTACTCATGAACTAGCTCGATTATATACgtaattttttcaaatcatTTTACCCGTACACATCAATGAACTTTCAGTTCCCTATGTACGGCTATTACCCACTATCCCGTTACCAAATCTTTATAATTGTGGAATTTTGTTGGTTTTTGCTTTGTTACTTGTATCGGTTTATGTCGGTTTAAATTTTGTAAGTGTTTATCCATTATACATTTGGGATGActtctattttaatttaatatttttttttaatatttgctttttcttcttttaaaaaaatagtttaaaaggttaaagatgaaattttgaCAATAAAAATTGACTTTAAAATCATGCGATTTAACTTAACAAGTTGAACCTAATGAGCCAAATCAAACTGTTCGTGAACTTTAAACGAACCAAACTTGAGCTGAAAAAAGAGTTTGTGTCGAACTTGAACCAATTTTTTTAGCTGAACTGAGTTCGACTCAGCTCAACTCGTTTCGAGTCGGAGGCAATTCTTATTCACACGTCCCTAGTTGTCCGACACAATAGTTGTTGTCTTCCACATAACAAGTTGTATCTACGTTGCATTTGAAGGATCCCAGAGTTGGTTTAAGCAATTTTTGTATCTTTGTTACGATGCTAACACCAGCATCTCTGTTGCGTTGTTGTTGTGCTAGTTGCCAATCTTGTAATGTTTCTTGTGATCTTCTAATCACTTCAAAGATTGTTGGCAGCTTTTCATTCcagcattttttatttatcctCCACCATTGCTATTTTTGACATGGTACTATTATCAAAAGTTTCAATCATCTCAAAAACCATAGGGACAAATCCTGCTGCGTTCAATATAGGATTGGGCACCAGCAGCCATAATTCTGTATTCATCCATACCTCTTTCACAGCCATACAACCAAAGAAGCAGTGCCATTCATTTTCCTCGTTTGTGTCACAACAAGGACATATGTTGTTGCATTGCACTCCCTTTAGAACCAACCTTCCACGTACCGACAGACATCCTTTGAGTACTCGccacaaaaatatttgtatctTATTAGGAACTTGTATTCCATAGTCGTTGCCGGTTACCTCCCACCTTAAGGTGGATATTGTCTATAATAACTTCCATAAGATGGTAATATGCTGAGCGTATTGAATATAGTTCGTTCCTACTCAAGTTCCATATCGGAACATCATGACCTTGGATTAAGCTCAATGGTAATTTGAGTATTTCAGAGTTGTCACGTGCATTAAAAGTTTGGTAGATTACCTCGCGGTTCCATATGCCAGTGCTATGATCAGTAAGATCTGATACCTTCATGTTTTCCTTTCCTTCTACCATCGTGGTAGTTATGTATGGTTTACTATTCCGAAGCCACGGATCTCTCCATACATCGATATTCATACCATTTCACACCCGCCATAGTAGTCTACGTCTGACAATTACCCAAGAAACTTGGATACTACGCCATACATAGCTTGGGTTATGACCCAATTTCGCATCAAGAAATCCCTCTTTTTGATAGTATTTAGCTTTGAAGACTCTAGATAAAATAGTATCATGGTTGGTTAGTAATTTTCAACCTTGCTTCCCTAGCATCGCCAAATTGAAGCCATACAGATGTCGGAACCCCATTCCTCCATATTCTTTTCTCATAGCTAATTTCTCTCAGCGTAACCAGTTAATTCCCCTTCCGAACGACTTGTTCGATCCCCACCAAAATGAGTTAATCATTTTTTCCAATTCATCACCTAATGATTCCGGCAAGAGGATGGAACTCATACAATATGCAGGTATTTCTTGTGCAACAAATTTTACTAGTACTTCTCTGCCGGCCTTCGATAGATGTTTACTTGAccaattttgaattttcttcCACATTTTGTCCTTAAAGTAACCAAACAATGCCTTTTTATTGCATCATATCATGGATGACATACCGAGATACCGAGATATCTACCCGTTCCCATAACTTCAGTTACCCTAAGGATCTCAGAAACATTTCCTTTGATGTCACTAGGAGTGTTCCTGCTGAAGTATACCTCAGATTTAAAGTAATTTATTGCTTGTCCCAATGCTTTCTCATACTTATTTAGAATCCTCTTCATGCAATGAGCTTCTCTAATGTCTGCCATGAAAAAAAGAACACAGTCATCTGCGAAAAGTAGGTGTGAGAGGCTAGGAACTCCTCTACATGCTTTTACTCCATGAATATCGCCTTTGATTTCATACTTTTTAATAAGTGAGGTAAGACCTTCTGCACAAAAAATaagactatttttattttaactcattcgttttaatagtaatttttgCATATTGATAAAATGTTTActttttctaattaattaataaattcttatgtaagaaaataaattaaatgtgtaggaagttttttttttttcccttcatgcAAACGATATGCCCATGGTTATGTAATGGGGTTAGTGGGTTTGGTGGGGTAACATAGTCTTTTACGcataaaaattggttatgagaATAAAAATTTCCCACCATCATCACTTGGGAATAAAACTCCTTTCTTCGTGGGAACTTTTTTTCCTAGGTATAATTTGGTCCAAAAAATCAAGTTAAGACtcttggattagcttatttttaagcttatataaatagcttatgcaatataaattatattttatgatattttataaggtAAGAAATACTCCTCCTCCGGTACATTTTAAGTGTCATTTTACTATAAAGTTCCCAAAACAAGGTAGCAAATTGTTGtatttctttttccaatttttttttaatgattattaattatgttaaataaaataaaatataaatcttaaaaattataaaagttagttttttctttctctccttcTTATAATCTCTGTATAAGCTCAAAACTTTTGCACGTTGCGCAGAAACACGAAGAAGAAGGAGAAATGCGGCGGTTGAAAAATTCAACAGCGGCAGCATCAACGGTGGATACGATAAGCAGTTTACCGGACGCGATTCTGTGCCATATTCTCTATTTCCTCACCACCAAAGAAGCAGTTGCAACAAGCATTTTATCCAAAAGATGGATTCATCTCTGGCACCATGTTCATAATCTCAAATTCCCAGACATCAATGTTGAAACCGTTAAATCCAGTGTTCTTTTCAACGAGTTTGTATACTCCGTTTTACTCTCTCGAGAAGTAATCGCCGGTTACAATGTCATGAACAGTTTCACTCTCGACATTCGATACGATAACCCTCATCTTGCTTTTGATTTAGGGTTTCCCAATATCAGGAAATGGATCAATGTTGCTGTTCAACGCAAACTCGAGCATCTTTGTATTCGTTTAGATGTTGATAACCTTGATGATAATGGTCTTGATTATGATGCTGATTACCCTAACTTGCCTGTTAGCATTTTCACCTGTAGAACACTTGTAAGTCTCGACCTCTGTTGGTTCCGTGTCAAGGGTTTCTCGTTTTCTGGATTTCAATTTCCCTCACTCAAAACCCTTAACTTGAAATGGGTTAACTTTTCTAAAGTTCGAGATTTTATGTTGTTTATAGCTGGATGTCCAATTCTTGAGGATCTACACATATCTCAAATGGATTTCTTTCTTGAGAAAGATTCTCTTACCCTTCAACTTCAAGAATTTAAGAGATTAAGTTTACCCAAATTGAAAAGAGCAGAATTTGTTCAATTTGGTTGTCAATGTTTTCCGGTGAATGCACTTTCTACCGTCGAGTATCTGTGCATAAATACATTGAAGGTCTGTTTGATTGTGAATACGATGCATGAGCATGCTGCtaccacttgggttggtctggagtattggcttgggacttgggagtgtgctcctcttaaAGTTTcgggttcgattctctctagtgccaatttgggtgggctaatttagcttcttcaaaaagaaaaatcaatacATTAAtggaaaacaaaagaaaaattgtgaTTCATTTTGGGATTTTGTCCTCATTTAATAGTGTTTCTTTCTACATTATTTAGGTTAATCAGCTGCAGCGCCCTTATGATGTCGTTACTATCTTTCATAATTTGACTGACTTGCTGCTCCATTACCACAATAGATGGGATTTGGTGCTCCATCAATGTCCTAAGCTTCAAAATCTCCAACTTAGTAAGGTTTGTTCTGTTTAAGAATCATAGttgttttatgttttcttaataCGCCTTTGTGTTTTTACCTTTATTTCACATGTACGATTAACAGGGTTTATGCGACCCAATGTGGTGTGAAAAAGGTCAAGAAAATTGGGTGGAACCAGAATTTGTTCCGCAGTGCCTTTTATCATCCCTTAGAACTTGTACCATTCACGACTTTTCTGACCTACAAAGTGAGCTTATGTTGGAGCaatatattttgaagaatgCAATAATTTTACAAACCATGACAATCTGGTGCAAGACTGAGCAGCCTGAAATGGAGAGTAAACTATCCATATGCCCGATGGCCTCCGAAACATGTGAACTTTCACTTTGTTGCTAACATATAGATCGTGTAAGTAGTAGTTTCTCTATCCTCTGTCTGCCTTTTGATAGCATATAATCTTTTGATAGTCTCATTGAAAAGAAATTATGTATATCTAAATGATCTGTTTGAAGATTTGGTTTGGGTTACATAGGTTACTAGGAAGTTAAGTTGCACATGGATGTATTAGGAATTATAAAGGGTagtttttttgtgattattCTATTGTGCATTCAGGTTGTTGTGAGTAACCGAATATCGTATGCTAGTTGTCTTTGGATATCAATTGAACCAGTTGCCGATTTTCCAACAAGAAATAGCATTTCATTCCCTTAATCCCAAACCCGAAATCCAAAGCCACAAAcaccaaaccctaaacctaacaACTTAAACCCCAAAGCCTAAACCCCAAGCACCAATCCCTAAACTCAAACTTTAAACTCCAAACACCAACGTCATAACCCCAACACCTTAAACCCCAAACTCGaagcaaaataataataataataataataattaatatgtttttaaaaatacaattatttATATCACCTCGAGAACTCACCATTATATTTGGCATTGCTCTTTAGGATTCAGCCATATGATTTGGCGTTCATCTCTGGGAATTCACCATATGATTTAGCATATCTATCAAGAAATTCCCTCCCTATATAATTTGGCGTTTGCTCTCTAGGAATTCATCAATTTGGCATTCTTTAGAAACTCACCATATTATTTGGCGTTGCTCTCTAGGAACTCGCAAATTGATTTGGTGTGGTCATAATttcatttaaattatataaatactAGTTTATAAGTTGTCACATAtcatggttaaaaaaaaaaaaaaatttgcactACTGAAGAGTGAAATtgaaataaacaactttatatCATCATACTAGAGGAATGATCAAAGTTGCATATTGTTGTTCTTATATCACAAAGATGACAATCTAAATGGGGTAGAATAGGTTATACCAAATATAACACCTCATATTATATCTAGAATACAATACAAGATGCTATTTTCGATATTGGTTGTACATACATGGGTCTTGCTAATGAgtgtccccggggcactctttaaggattcaatttaaagaaattttttattcaaaaaattaaaatccccAACTCAGGTCCCACAAGTGGAGAAACTCCAGTCGAATCTACACAAACATGTTTCCCTCCTACCCATCCATACACCAGAATATCAGCAAGCCGAAGTGTCAATCTTCTTTCTTGCGGGTATGTCAAGAAATTTACTAATACTTCTTTCTTCATAGAACATATAGCAAACACTAAAACAACATCAATGCATTCTATGATTCGATTATACGGTTTTGATTAGCTCTTCTCTCCACTCAGAGCTTTGCTAATATTTTTCCctttcaaatattaaaatttcaaaatctttGATTAATGTTGGAAGACCACTCTAGATGGACAAAACATGAGCCAATAACATTGTATGATTGTTGTAGTTGGTTaccattattatttattttgcggTTCATATAGCAATAGAAAAAATTACTGCCTTTATGAAATTAACCAGATGAACCATTATCTGGGTTTAGAAATCATTAATTAGTAGCTACTTTATTATGCCAATGGATTTTGCTAATATTGTGGTAgctgaataccaaaaaaaaaattgtggtagCTGGCCTCTGGTAGTAGTTTgacaagtttaattttttattgcaCTCTTCGATTTGTTGCCATTGTTTGGGTTAATTTCATGCTCCAAGCTTTAAAGCACTCTTcgatttaattttatatatttattattttattccaGTTGATCTCAAGGTTATAGTTCTTTGTGATTTGCAGTATATTCTTtgttgaagaaaagaaagaaatctACAACTTTGGACAATGGATTTGCCTACCAAAATGCATGTTTGCTATGGCATCTTCGTTCAACTGTTAGATTTAACTTTTGTGTGTTTTGTATATTTATTTCTTAGACTATGGTGTCATGGGTACATGAAAGAGGGCTCTATTTTCTTTGTGTGATGATTTTGTTAAGATCTTTCTTTATTGTAATATATCAGGATTTGTGTCACACGTTTGTTTTGCCTCTTTACATACAAGTAAATATGTGATGGAGGAACTAAGAATTCAAATGGCTAGCTTTCAGCCTTGATCATATTCAATAAATGAAGGTAGCATTTCATTTCCAGAAGAAATGCATCAAGTAGGTTTTCACCTTTTCATTAGAATTTatacaaaaagaaattaactaCAGAATTTATACAGAAATAAAGCATAGCATAAGGTCCAGCTTGTTTACAAAGATATGGACCACACAGAAAGTATGAAACCAGAAGACAACTTGACTAAAGGCTGAGTACATGCCCACACATAGACATAGGGGAAGTAGGAAAAAGGAATCAGAGTCATGACAGTAAGAGTTTGCTACTGTTTTGAATTGTCGAACAGCTCTAGATTATTGATTTGTTACATAAGATGACACAAGTTTATATTTTGCTCACAAACAAGCAtgtaaacaaacaaatctctccCTCCCACGCTCGATAGGTGCTTTACCATTCATGACTAAAGGACCCGGCGTGTAAACATGTTAAATGAAATTAGTTAAATCACAGGTTGGCATTTTTGGATTTGAAAAGTAGTGACTGAAGTTGTAACCTAGTATTAGCAGCTGCAGCAATAGATTCTTCATCTCGTTTTTCTTTGCAAACAACAACTGCGGCAATGTAAGCTTTTCTTGCTTCTTCTATTTTCTGGCATTCCACCTCATCCATATTATCCTGTTAAACCAGAGATGTTTAATTGAAAAGGTCAGCATCCAGGGATTAGatagttctgcacacttaacaCAATTCTGTTCTTAGATATACATTGATACCAATTAATTAGGCAAGAACAATGTCATATTATGCCATTCACCGATGCATGTCTTACCCACATACCCTTTCctatgagaaaaataagatatagGAAATATGACGAGAATCTATAAATGCTAAACCGCTGAAATTCAATGCATGCATGCACAAGTGGAAGCCATGGATGTTGGTAAACAAACAAACTATTCATGCCTCTTGAACCAGGAAGGTCATCATCACAGTGGTGGGTTGAAACTGTCACACCACTCACCATATAATATATAACATGTGTGCAAGTATATGTTGTGTATATTGATTGGAAAAAtgttaacaaactcacaatatcAGGTGCATGATTGAATACATAAGGCTTTGTGTCATAGTCATCGGAGTACTTAGCAGTGTCGGTTTTTGCTAAGCCTTCAAGCAGCAATGTGAATGATGAAATATCTGTTTGCACAGAATCTAGCTCTTCTTGGAGTTTCTCCACTTTCTTGTTGGATGTCATCAATTCCCAGTGTATCTTTTCAAGGGCAGCTTGCTTATCTGCAAGCTTAATCTGTGGAAAAAGAGACCAGTAAATGCATACGAAGAAAACATTCTAAACATTCCCTTAAATGAAATGACCATTTTATTCCCCCTTTTCTATCCACTGAACCTAAAATAGGACAACACATGATCAAAATTTTCAACTATATTCAAAGTTTCTAAGAAAAACATCAATCTTGAGAAGAATCAAAACACATGTCTAAATAGAATAGAACTGAGAATCATAGAATCAAGCTTTCAACAACAATCAGAAGCCATGCATGCCATGTTCCAGGGGTGTGTGAAGGGTATGTACAAAGTGAAAAAGTTTTAATGTATCACTATCACCAATTCTTAGAGACGGACTGTGCTTAACTATAAATGAATTTGCAACTCCTTGTGCTAAATTATTAATGAAAAAACATAATGAGATTAGTACCTTAGCATCAGATAGTTGTTGTTGAGTATACTTTAGTGAACCGTCTTTTTCTGAAACCTGGTGTTTCATTTCATCGAGTTTTGCACTAGCAGCATTCATCTGGTCTCTCAAGTTTTCTGCTGACTTTAAAAGTTCTTCTTTCTCCCTTAATTTCagttgaagttcctccatcttttCCTTCAATGTAGCTAACTCTTCTGCGTCCTTCTCTGATGCAAAAGCTCTTCCAGAAAACATAGAAAAGCTATCATCAGCATCAGAATTATTGTTGCCATTTTTTGCTTGTTCTTTTGCTCCTTCATCCCTTATCTTTGTATCAGGAATGGATTGAGCAACATTCCTGCCTTTTGAATCTACTGCCTAACAGAGTACATAAATGATTCGGTATGGTGTTCACAACAAATAAATATCAGTCATAAAGCTCGGTGCACAGCAAATttataaaacaataacaaaaatcatTCATTTGTCGTGAACACACATCTTTACAAGAGAAATCATTCATTTGAAAGGATAGTTTTAGATTTCTATACGAACAggatcaacaaaataaatataaaaaataataaaacaaaaacaatgagAATGGTTAAAAATATAGTCTAATTtgtaaaatactaaaatcatatttgaACATTTTAGTTCAGAACAGATCACAGGGTACTAGGGCTACATGGTACAAACAATATACAGTTAGTGAAATAAACATGCAGTGAAGTTTCTATTGTAACTTGTAAGCCAATTATTACTATGTCATTTAGAGTAGAAACTAGGAATAACAAAATCATACATCTCCCAAGTCTAGAGCCATACCAGAGTCTTGAAATATTGTTATATTAAGTAGAATGTAGAAACCAGGAATAACAAATTCTTACATCACCAGAGTCTAAGGGTCATACTAATAGTAATAGGCCTAGCAATGTTTCACTTGTGCTATCAAATATTGAGAAATCACATTATAAACACACAAAGAAAACTTTCTGGAAACCATCTTCCTGAGGGTTTTCTAGTCTAAATCATTAAgggaaataaattttatttttcaagcCCTACTGAGTGGGTCGAAACTAAATGAAGAAGCACTTATAGGGAGGCTGCATAACTGTTGTGCTGCCGTGGCCAAATAGAGATTTGTCTGGTGGAGAATTCAAATGGACCAAACCTATAGCCTATAGGAATACATACCTATTAGTTTTATGTTCTTTGGGATAAAAGAGGGCCTATGCCCAAAAAAGAGAAACTACGAATGAACTAAGCTAAATGAGGAGTAGTAACTCCATTTACATCATCAGGTAACTCATTCTAATTTGAATAGGACACACATCATAAATAATTAGATCCATGTTTCCACAACAACCAAGATGCCAAACCATCAGCACACATATTTGCTTCCCGAAATGTGTGGCTTATAGCAATCTCCAAAATCCAAATCTCTTTGCATCAGATGACATGTTTTCTGCACTAATCTCCGCCCATTCACATTCACACTTCCTAATATTTTCACTTTAAATAAAAGTGAgaaaatttatattcaaacaTAGTTTAATCAAGTGATAAAGTATGTAAAAGGTTATATAATACAAGAGGCAAATAATATAATGTGAAAACAGGATAGTCAGCAGTGCTTCGATATCTTATGGACTGCCATTCATGAACAAAGtcaaaatagttaaaaaatgaaaatcatataACACAAGCATACAAATATCAGAATCACAGACATaatagaaaacaaacaaaatatgaGTCACATAATTGTAAACTtggggcccgtttggattagcttatttttgagcttatgcaaacaacttatgtaatataaattaggttttatgctattttataagttcacactagtgaaaattatatttttataagctattttatcataaaataccttgacaaacttataataatacatgaaAATTGCATAAGCAGTTTGCAtgagctaaaaaataagctaatccaaacaggcccttgGACCcttttggattgacttatttaagcTTATCTCCTGGCATGGGAGcaattatgaaaacaacttgacatttttcataagctttttttagcttatttttcgtaagttcttcaagatagcttatgaaaacagcttataacatatacaaaaataatttaagttttgctatagaaatagcttatttTATGCAATAAGCTTaaaataagctgtttatccaaacaggttGACTCTTACCTTTTTAAACAACGATTCTCTTGCAGGTGTCTTAGTGTAAATGATGGAACCACGACGAGTAAACGACGAACGAGTAGCTTTACTATcctaaaatgaaaatgataaattaaacATCCGAGTTAATTAACAAAGTTCATAATTGAAATGAAAgattaaaactttatttattttaattagttaataGCATTGAGTAACAGTGAGGGTTGTTACTTACAATGAGGGATTGAACAAGAGGGACAATTTGAACGAGATCGTTGAAGAGGTCACGATTCAAATTGGAATTAGGTGCAGATGAAGCAGCAGCAGCAGTGGAAAGCCATGAATCTGAATCATCAGCTAAGTTCGAATGCTGCATTTTTGCTGTTTATCACTGTAGAAGGAAGAAGACTAtggttgagagagagagagagacttGGGAGAGACTACACAGTTTACAAACGGCTCATTTGGTTTCGATTTGCAGGTAAAGTTTGAGAGAGACTTGAATTCTCACATCAAATGACTAACCTACCCTCTCAACCTCCTcctctttttaaaaataaaccgaaaagttagtagaataaaattaaaatattagacAAATTTAGCTGATATgagtataaaatgacataaaagtacgTGGTTAGTAgatagttattataattttaaaaaaataaaaataataaagataaggcttaattagtaaaatggtcccttaaagacatttttggtttcaaattggtcccttaaagaaaaaaaggtccaaataggtcccttaaagaaaaaaaaagtccgaatagatcccttaaagacatctccgttaatcagtttggtccctaaaaataggcctaaataggaccaaactgattaacggggatgtctttaagggacctattcggaattttttttcttttagggacctatttggacctttttttctttaagggatcaatctgaaatcaaaaatgtctttaagggaccattttactaattaagcctaaagataaatatgaaataaaatgtaaaatactataagctataaactcattcactacttgaaatagcatatcaaaaaaaGTTGCATGCTAATTAGATaagtttgttaccaaacacgttcatttttatcaaacaagcttaaaagctagtccaataagctataagctagcttattgaacttaccaaacacaccttAAATTGGACAAGAATcccttaacttatttattggttttaTATTCGtcatttaactaattaacgttATAAATTGGTCTTTTAACTTTAATTATGTTTGTGATATTGATCATTTTcgttagtttttctaaaaaaacattaactttgCTTTTTGTTATCCCTTATATGTACGtgtaaatgatttatttatgagtAATATTGTTATACATGTTAGTGAATATGATTATGAGCTCAGACATATTTCTCAGATTGAGAATAAATACACTATCAACCTGTTAAAAAAGGAGTGTTCTCGTAGAAAATGActattgacattttttttccttttcaacaTACCATATTTAGTGTGTTACTTGGCAACATCAGTAGCCACGTAAGCAAAGTTATCGTGTGTatttaacattttaagaatgtaaaaaaattgtctttctAATATCATGCCATGTATGATTTGATACATGTGATTACATTCGACAATTTCCCTTTTCtcaaagggtcatgctaaaccgTGACTCTCGAGCAAtggttaagaaaataaaatgcaaaagTTTTAAATTTCAAGGTATTCAACacactatttttgttttc
It contains:
- the LOC123910695 gene encoding FBD-associated F-box protein At4g10400-like isoform X1, whose protein sequence is MRRLKNSTAAASTVDTISSLPDAILCHILYFLTTKEAVATSILSKRWIHLWHHVHNLKFPDINVETVKSSVLFNEFVYSVLLSREVIAGYNVMNSFTLDIRYDNPHLAFDLGFPNIRKWINVAVQRKLEHLCIRLDVDNLDDNGLDYDADYPNLPVSIFTCRTLVSLDLCWFRVKGFSFSGFQFPSLKTLNLKWVNFSKVRDFMLFIAGCPILEDLHISQMDFFLEKDSLTLQLQEFKRLSLPKLKRAEFVQFGCQCFPVNALSTVEYLCINTLKVNQLQRPYDVVTIFHNLTDLLLHYHNRWDLVLHQCPKLQNLQLSKGLCDPMWCEKGQENWVEPEFVPQCLLSSLRTCTIHDFSDLQSELMLEQYILKNAIILQTMTIWCKTEQPEMESKLSICPMASETCELSLCC
- the LOC123910695 gene encoding F-box/FBD/LRR-repeat protein At4g00160-like isoform X2 encodes the protein MRRLKNSTAAASTVDTISSLPDAILCHILYFLTTKEAVATSILSKRWIHLWHHVHNLKFPDINVETVKSSVLFNEFVYSVLLSREVIAGYNVMNSFTLDIRYDNPHLAFDLGFPNIRKWINVAVQRKLEHLCIRLDVDNLDDNGLDYDADYPNLPVSIFTCRTLVNQLQRPYDVVTIFHNLTDLLLHYHNRWDLVLHQCPKLQNLQLSKGLCDPMWCEKGQENWVEPEFVPQCLLSSLRTCTIHDFSDLQSELMLEQYILKNAIILQTMTIWCKTEQPEMESKLSICPMASETCELSLCC
- the LOC123910696 gene encoding protein MICROTUBULE BINDING PROTEIN 2C-like — translated: MQHSNLADDSDSWLSTAAAASSAPNSNLNRDLFNDLVQIVPLVQSLIDSKATRSSFTRRGSIIYTKTPARESLFKKAVDSKGRNVAQSIPDTKIRDEGAKEQAKNGNNNSDADDSFSMFSGRAFASEKDAEELATLKEKMEELQLKLREKEELLKSAENLRDQMNAASAKLDEMKHQVSEKDGSLKYTQQQLSDAKIKLADKQAALEKIHWELMTSNKKVEKLQEELDSVQTDISSFTLLLEGLAKTDTAKYSDDYDTKPYVFNHAPDIDNMDEVECQKIEEARKAYIAAVVVCKEKRDEESIAAAANTRLQLQSLLFKSKNANL